From the Micromonospora lupini genome, one window contains:
- the recQ gene encoding DNA helicase RecQ, which translates to MASPTDLRTEDALPVLRRVFGYDAFRGFQQQVIDHVVAGGDALVLMPTGGGKSLCYQIPALVRDGVAVVVSPLIALMQDQVDALTAVGVRAGFLNSTQTLDARRRVEAAFVAGELDLLYLAPEALGVRSTLALLDRGRISLFAIDEAHCVSQWGHDFRPDYLALSMLHERWPQVPRIALTATATSATRTEIASRLGLDDARHFVASFDRPNIQYRIVPKREPRKQLLALLRDEHPGDAGIVYCLSRASVDKTAEFLVANGIAALPYHAGLDATTRAANQQRFLREDGLVMVATIAFGMGIDKPDVRFVAHLDLPKSVEGYYQETGRAGRDGLPSTAWLAYGLQDVVQQRKMIETSDGDLAHRRNLAAHLDAMLALCETVRCRRVQLLEYFGETTPTACGNCDTCLNPPESWDGTVAAQKLLSAIFRLDRERNQRFGAGHCVDILLGKQTDKVSQYGHDSLTVFGIGTELSEAEWRGVVRQLLAEGLLAVEGDYGTLALTAASADVLGRRRTVTMRREPERQASSRSSKPRGAATVVAELTPAAASVFERLRAWRAATAKEQGVPAYVIFHDATLRQIAGDAPTSLAELSRVSGVGENKLAKYGEQILAVLATD; encoded by the coding sequence ATGGCTTCCCCCACCGACCTGCGTACCGAGGACGCGCTGCCGGTGCTGCGCCGGGTGTTCGGGTACGACGCCTTCCGTGGCTTCCAGCAGCAGGTCATCGACCATGTCGTCGCCGGTGGCGACGCGCTGGTGCTGATGCCCACGGGTGGCGGCAAGTCGCTGTGCTACCAGATCCCGGCGTTGGTCCGCGACGGTGTCGCGGTCGTGGTCTCCCCGCTTATCGCGCTCATGCAGGACCAGGTGGACGCCCTCACCGCGGTCGGTGTCCGCGCCGGATTCCTGAACTCCACCCAGACCCTGGACGCCCGACGGCGGGTGGAGGCCGCGTTCGTCGCCGGCGAGTTGGACCTGCTCTACCTGGCACCGGAGGCGCTCGGCGTCCGATCCACCCTCGCTCTGCTGGACCGGGGGCGGATCTCCCTGTTCGCGATCGACGAGGCGCACTGCGTGTCCCAGTGGGGGCACGACTTCCGGCCCGACTACCTGGCGCTGTCGATGCTGCACGAGCGCTGGCCGCAGGTCCCCCGGATCGCGCTGACCGCCACCGCGACGAGCGCCACCCGCACCGAGATCGCCAGCCGGCTGGGGCTGGACGACGCCCGGCACTTCGTGGCCAGCTTCGACCGGCCCAACATCCAGTACCGGATCGTGCCCAAGCGCGAACCCCGCAAGCAACTGCTCGCCCTGCTGCGCGACGAGCACCCCGGCGACGCCGGCATCGTCTACTGCCTGTCCCGCGCCTCGGTGGACAAGACCGCCGAGTTCCTCGTCGCCAACGGCATTGCCGCCCTGCCGTACCACGCCGGCCTGGACGCGACCACCCGCGCCGCCAACCAGCAACGGTTCCTCCGCGAGGACGGCCTCGTCATGGTGGCCACCATCGCCTTCGGGATGGGCATCGACAAGCCGGACGTACGCTTCGTCGCCCACCTCGACCTGCCGAAGTCCGTCGAGGGCTACTACCAGGAGACCGGCCGCGCCGGCCGCGACGGGCTGCCGTCCACCGCCTGGCTGGCGTACGGCCTGCAGGACGTGGTCCAGCAGCGCAAGATGATCGAGACGTCCGACGGCGACCTCGCGCACAGGCGCAACCTCGCCGCACACCTGGACGCGATGCTCGCGCTCTGCGAGACGGTCCGCTGCCGACGGGTGCAACTGCTCGAATACTTCGGCGAGACGACCCCGACGGCCTGCGGCAACTGCGACACCTGCCTCAACCCACCGGAGTCGTGGGACGGCACCGTCGCCGCCCAGAAGCTGCTCTCCGCGATCTTCCGCCTCGACCGCGAGCGCAACCAGCGGTTCGGCGCCGGGCACTGCGTCGACATCCTGCTCGGCAAGCAGACCGACAAGGTCAGCCAGTACGGTCACGACTCGCTTACCGTCTTCGGCATCGGCACGGAGCTGAGCGAGGCCGAGTGGCGGGGCGTGGTCCGGCAACTCCTCGCCGAGGGGCTGCTCGCCGTGGAGGGCGACTACGGCACCCTCGCGCTGACCGCGGCGAGCGCCGACGTCCTGGGCCGCCGCCGTACCGTCACGATGCGCCGCGAGCCGGAGCGGCAGGCGTCGAGCCGGTCGTCGAAGCCGCGCGGGGCGGCCACGGTCGTCGCCGAGCTGACCCCGGCGGCCGCGTCGGTCTTCGAGCGGCTGCGGGCCTGGCGCGCGGCCACCGCCAAGGAGCAGGGCGTCCCGGCGTACGTCATCTTCCACGACGCCACCCTCCGACAGATCGCGGGCGACGCGCCCACCTCTCTCGCGGAGCTGTCGCGGGTCAGCGGGGTCGGCGAGAACAAGCTCGCCAAGTACGGCGAGCAGATCCTGGCCGTCCTCGCCACCGACTGA
- the uvrC gene encoding excinuclease ABC subunit UvrC: MADPSTYRPAPGTIPESPGVYRFRDGTGRVIYVGKAKNLRSRLNSYFGDVWNLHERTRQMVTTAESVDWITVGTEVEALQQEFTWIKQYDPRFNVRYRDDKSYPYLAVTLDEEYPRLQVMRGAKRKGVRYFGPYSHAWAIRETLDLLLRVFPARTCSAGVFKRAGQVGRPCLLGYIGKCSAPCVGTVSADEHRAIVDGFCDFMAGRTDTMVRKIEREMTEASEQLEFERAARLRDDVAALRRAMEKQTVVLGDGTDADVVAFADDPLEAAVQVFHVRDGRVRGQRGWVVEKTEDLSTGDLVHHFCTQVYGGEHGEADVPRELLVPELPADADALAEWLSNHRGSRVSLRVPQRGDKRSLMETVERNAKDALARHKLKRSGDLTTRGKALDEISEALDMRTSPLRIECFDISQIQGTDVVASMVVFEDGLPRKSEYRRFIVRGATDDLSAMSEVLRRRFARFLDARAETGEVGVESADDPTAPGGATDPQVGILVDPTTGRPRKFAYPPQLVVVDGGAPQVAAAAQALADLGIDDVALCGLAKRLEEVWLPDDEFPVILPRTSEGLYLLQRVRDEAHRFAITFHRQRRSKRMTESALDNVPGLGEVRRKALLRHFGSLKRLSTATVEEITEVPGVGRRTAEAILAALDKGATTDDSTQATPST, encoded by the coding sequence GTGGCTGACCCCTCGACCTACCGTCCCGCACCCGGCACCATCCCGGAGTCACCGGGGGTCTACCGCTTCCGCGACGGCACCGGCCGGGTGATCTACGTCGGCAAGGCGAAGAACCTGCGCAGCCGGCTCAACTCCTACTTCGGCGACGTCTGGAACCTGCACGAGCGCACCCGGCAGATGGTCACCACCGCCGAGTCGGTGGACTGGATCACCGTCGGCACCGAGGTCGAGGCGCTCCAGCAGGAGTTCACCTGGATCAAGCAGTACGACCCCCGGTTCAACGTCCGCTACCGCGACGACAAGTCGTACCCCTATCTCGCCGTCACCCTCGACGAGGAATATCCGCGGCTGCAGGTGATGCGCGGCGCGAAGCGCAAGGGTGTGCGCTACTTCGGTCCGTACTCGCACGCCTGGGCCATCCGGGAGACCCTCGACCTGCTGCTGCGAGTCTTCCCCGCGCGCACCTGCTCGGCAGGCGTGTTCAAGCGCGCCGGCCAGGTCGGGCGTCCGTGTCTGCTGGGCTACATCGGCAAGTGCTCGGCGCCGTGCGTCGGCACCGTCTCCGCCGACGAGCACCGTGCCATCGTCGACGGCTTCTGCGACTTCATGGCCGGACGCACCGACACGATGGTCCGCAAGATCGAGCGCGAGATGACCGAGGCGAGCGAGCAGCTGGAGTTCGAGCGTGCCGCCCGCCTGCGTGACGACGTGGCCGCCCTGCGCCGGGCCATGGAGAAGCAGACCGTGGTGCTCGGCGACGGCACCGACGCCGACGTGGTCGCGTTCGCCGACGACCCGCTCGAGGCGGCCGTGCAGGTCTTCCACGTCCGCGACGGCCGAGTCCGCGGCCAGCGCGGCTGGGTCGTGGAGAAGACCGAGGACCTGAGCACCGGCGACCTGGTGCACCACTTCTGCACCCAGGTGTACGGCGGCGAGCACGGCGAAGCCGACGTGCCCCGCGAGCTGCTGGTGCCCGAGTTGCCCGCCGACGCCGACGCGCTTGCCGAGTGGCTCAGCAACCACCGGGGCAGTCGGGTGTCGCTGCGCGTGCCGCAGCGCGGCGACAAGCGCTCGCTGATGGAGACGGTGGAGCGCAACGCCAAGGACGCGTTGGCCCGGCACAAGCTCAAGCGGTCCGGCGACCTGACCACCCGCGGCAAGGCGCTGGACGAGATCAGTGAGGCGCTCGACATGCGCACCTCACCCCTGCGCATCGAGTGCTTCGACATCTCCCAGATCCAGGGCACCGACGTGGTCGCCAGCATGGTGGTCTTCGAGGACGGGCTGCCCCGCAAGAGCGAGTACCGGCGGTTCATCGTCCGGGGCGCCACCGACGACCTGTCCGCCATGTCCGAGGTGCTGCGCCGCCGATTCGCCCGCTTCCTCGACGCGCGGGCCGAGACGGGCGAGGTGGGCGTGGAGTCGGCCGACGACCCGACCGCGCCCGGAGGCGCCACGGATCCACAGGTCGGCATCCTGGTCGACCCGACCACCGGCCGGCCGCGAAAATTCGCGTACCCGCCACAGTTGGTGGTCGTCGACGGCGGCGCCCCGCAGGTCGCGGCGGCCGCCCAGGCACTCGCCGACCTGGGCATCGACGACGTCGCGCTCTGCGGCCTCGCCAAGCGGCTCGAGGAGGTGTGGCTCCCCGACGACGAGTTCCCGGTCATCCTGCCGCGCACCTCGGAGGGTCTCTACCTGCTGCAACGCGTCCGCGACGAGGCGCACCGCTTCGCCATCACGTTCCACCGCCAGCGTCGCTCCAAGCGGATGACCGAGTCCGCGCTGGACAACGTCCCCGGCCTGGGCGAGGTACGCCGCAAGGCGCTGCTACGGCACTTCGGCTCGCTGAAGCGACTCTCCACGGCGACCGTCGAAGAGATCACCGAGGTGCCCGGTGTAGGTCGACGCACCGCCGAGGCGATCCTGGCGGCCCTCGACAAGGGCGCCACAACCGACGACAGCACCCAGGCGACCCCCAGCACCTGA
- the uvrA gene encoding excinuclease ABC subunit UvrA has product MADRLIIRGAREHNLRDVSLDLPRDALIVFTGLSGSGKSSLAFDTIFAEGQRRYVESLSSYARQFLGQMDKPDVDFIEGLSPAVSIDQKSTSRNPRSTVGTITEVYDYLRLLYARIGEPHCPVCGERISRQSPQQIVDRVLAMAEGTKFMVLAPVIRGRKGEYVDLFAELQAKGYARARVDGVVHPLTEPPKLKKQEKHTIEVVIDRLTVKPSAKQRLTDSVEAALGLSSGLVLLDFVDLPEDDPDRERRYSEHLACPNDHPLAIEDLEPRVFSFNAPYGACPECTGLGTKKEVDPELLVPDPERSLREGAIQPWSTGHNLEYFLRLLEALGEAQHFDVDTPWRALPARAQKTILHGSDDQVHVRYRNKYGRERSYYTGFEGVVQWIERRHSDTESEWSRDKYEGYMRDVPCAACGGARLKPEVLAVTLAGKSIAEVCNLSVGECADLLAAIELTDRQKMIAERVLKEINARLRFLLDVGLDYLSLDRPAGTLSGGEAQRIRLATQIGSGLVGVLYVLDEPSIGLHQRDNHRLIETLIRLRGLGNTLIVVEHDEDTIRVADWIVDIGPGAGEHGGKIVHSGSVPALLKNKESITGAYLSGKRSIPTPAGRRPQDPARELVVHGAREHNLRNLTVSFPLGQLIAVTGVSGSGKSTLVNDILYAVLANQINGARLVPGRHTRVSGLEHVDKVVGVDQSPIGRTPRSNPATYTGVWDHVRKLFAETTEAKVRGYGPGRFSFNVKGGRCEACSGDGTIKIEMNFLPDVYVPCEVCKGARYNRETLEVHYKGKTVSDVLEMPIEEAAEFFSAIPAIHRHLKTLVDVGLGYVRLGQPAPTLSGGEAQRVKLASELQKRSTGRTVYVLDEPTTGLHFEDIRKLLMVLEGLVDKGNTVITIEHNLDVIKTADWLIDMGPEGGHRGGMVLATGTPEEVAEVAESHTGEFLRQVLKLDGKAKGAAAATTRAAKANGVTKARASRKVPAGAR; this is encoded by the coding sequence GTGGCCGACCGTCTGATCATCCGTGGCGCGCGCGAGCACAACCTGCGTGACGTCAGTCTCGACCTGCCCCGCGACGCTCTCATCGTGTTCACCGGGCTGTCCGGGTCGGGCAAGTCGAGCCTGGCCTTCGACACGATCTTCGCCGAGGGTCAGCGGCGCTACGTGGAGTCGCTCTCGTCGTACGCCCGGCAGTTCCTCGGCCAGATGGACAAGCCCGACGTCGACTTCATCGAGGGGCTGAGCCCGGCCGTCTCGATCGACCAGAAGTCCACCTCGCGTAACCCGCGCTCGACAGTCGGCACCATCACCGAGGTCTACGACTACCTGCGTCTGCTCTATGCCCGCATCGGTGAGCCGCACTGCCCGGTCTGCGGCGAGCGGATCTCCCGGCAGAGCCCGCAGCAGATCGTCGACCGGGTCCTCGCGATGGCCGAGGGCACCAAGTTCATGGTGCTCGCGCCGGTGATCCGTGGCCGCAAGGGCGAGTACGTCGACCTCTTCGCCGAGTTGCAGGCCAAGGGCTACGCCCGAGCCCGCGTCGACGGCGTGGTGCACCCGCTGACCGAGCCGCCGAAGCTCAAGAAGCAGGAGAAGCACACAATCGAGGTGGTGATCGACCGGCTCACCGTCAAGCCGAGCGCCAAGCAGCGGCTGACCGACTCGGTCGAGGCCGCCCTGGGCCTGTCCAGCGGGCTGGTGCTGCTCGACTTCGTCGACCTGCCGGAGGACGACCCGGACCGGGAGCGTCGCTACTCCGAGCACCTGGCCTGCCCCAACGACCACCCGCTCGCCATCGAGGATCTCGAGCCGCGGGTCTTCTCCTTCAACGCGCCGTACGGCGCCTGCCCGGAGTGCACGGGCCTGGGCACCAAGAAGGAGGTCGACCCGGAGCTGCTGGTCCCGGACCCGGAGCGCAGCCTGCGCGAGGGCGCCATCCAGCCCTGGTCCACCGGGCACAACCTGGAATACTTCCTGCGCCTGCTGGAGGCGCTCGGCGAGGCCCAGCACTTCGACGTCGACACCCCGTGGCGGGCGCTGCCGGCGCGGGCGCAGAAGACGATCCTGCACGGCTCCGACGACCAGGTGCACGTGCGCTACCGCAACAAGTACGGGCGCGAGCGCTCCTACTACACCGGCTTCGAGGGCGTCGTGCAGTGGATCGAGCGCCGGCACTCCGACACGGAGTCCGAGTGGTCCCGCGACAAGTACGAGGGCTACATGCGCGACGTGCCGTGCGCGGCGTGCGGCGGCGCCCGGCTCAAGCCGGAGGTGCTCGCGGTCACCCTCGCCGGCAAGAGCATCGCCGAGGTCTGCAACCTGTCCGTGGGGGAGTGCGCCGACCTGCTCGCCGCCATCGAGCTGACCGACCGGCAGAAGATGATCGCCGAGCGCGTCCTCAAGGAGATCAACGCCCGGCTGCGGTTCCTGCTCGACGTCGGCCTGGACTACCTCTCGCTGGACCGGCCGGCCGGCACGCTCTCCGGCGGCGAGGCGCAGCGCATCCGGCTGGCCACCCAGATCGGCTCCGGTCTGGTCGGCGTGCTCTACGTGCTCGACGAGCCGTCGATCGGCCTGCACCAGCGCGACAACCACCGGCTGATCGAGACCCTGATCCGGCTGCGCGGGCTGGGCAACACGCTGATCGTGGTGGAGCACGACGAGGACACCATCCGCGTCGCCGACTGGATCGTCGACATCGGGCCCGGCGCCGGCGAGCACGGCGGCAAGATCGTGCACAGCGGCTCGGTGCCGGCGCTGCTGAAGAACAAGGAGTCGATCACCGGGGCGTACCTTTCCGGGAAGCGGTCGATCCCGACGCCGGCCGGCCGACGGCCGCAGGATCCGGCCCGTGAGCTGGTGGTGCACGGCGCGCGCGAGCACAACCTGCGCAACCTGACGGTCTCGTTCCCGCTGGGCCAGCTCATCGCGGTCACCGGGGTCAGCGGCTCGGGCAAGTCGACGCTCGTCAACGACATCCTGTACGCCGTGCTGGCCAACCAGATCAACGGCGCCCGGCTGGTGCCCGGCCGGCACACCCGGGTCTCCGGTCTGGAGCACGTGGACAAGGTCGTCGGCGTGGACCAGTCGCCGATCGGCCGTACTCCGCGCTCCAACCCGGCCACCTACACCGGGGTCTGGGACCACGTCCGCAAGCTCTTCGCCGAGACCACCGAGGCCAAGGTCCGGGGGTACGGGCCGGGTCGGTTCTCGTTCAACGTCAAGGGCGGCCGCTGCGAGGCGTGCTCCGGCGACGGCACCATCAAGATCGAGATGAACTTCCTGCCCGACGTGTACGTCCCCTGCGAGGTCTGCAAGGGCGCCCGGTACAACCGGGAGACCCTGGAGGTGCACTACAAGGGCAAGACCGTCTCGGACGTGCTGGAGATGCCGATCGAGGAGGCCGCCGAGTTCTTCTCCGCCATCCCGGCCATCCACCGGCACCTCAAGACCCTCGTCGACGTGGGCCTGGGCTACGTCCGTCTCGGGCAGCCCGCGCCGACCCTCTCCGGCGGTGAGGCGCAGCGGGTCAAGCTCGCGTCCGAGCTGCAGAAGCGCTCCACCGGTCGGACGGTCTACGTGCTCGACGAGCCGACCACCGGCCTGCACTTCGAGGACATCCGCAAGCTGCTGATGGTGCTGGAGGGCCTGGTCGACAAGGGCAACACGGTGATCACCATCGAGCACAACCTCGACGTGATCAAGACGGCCGACTGGTTGATCGACATGGGTCCGGAGGGCGGCCACCGGGGCGGCATGGTGCTCGCCACCGGCACCCCCGAGGAGGTCGCCGAGGTGGCCGAGAGTCACACCGGCGAGTTCCTGCGCCAGGTGCTCAAGCTCGACGGCAAGGCCAAGGGTGCTGCTGCCGCCACCACCCGGGCGGCCAAGGCCAACGGCGTCACCAAGGCGCGGGCCAGCCGCAAGGTGCCGGCCGGCGCACGCTGA
- a CDS encoding Rieske (2Fe-2S) protein, which yields MSDDQALTGPGTQTRRTLLTGVGAVGAAVVLAACGSDDGGGSGGPTSGGPAVPSTGDAGGGDRQNAQSLATTADIPVGGGKVLAAEGVVITQPAAGQFKGFSPICTHQNCPVTNVDGGTINCTCHGSKFSIEDGSVKAGPAKKPLPPKEIKVTGDQISLA from the coding sequence ATGAGTGACGATCAGGCGCTGACCGGTCCGGGTACGCAGACACGTCGTACCCTGCTCACCGGCGTCGGGGCAGTCGGCGCGGCTGTCGTCCTGGCTGCCTGCGGCAGTGACGACGGCGGTGGCAGTGGCGGTCCCACGAGTGGTGGCCCCGCCGTGCCCAGCACCGGCGACGCCGGCGGCGGCGACCGGCAGAACGCCCAGTCGCTGGCCACCACCGCCGACATCCCGGTCGGCGGCGGCAAGGTCCTCGCCGCCGAGGGCGTGGTCATCACCCAGCCGGCGGCCGGCCAGTTCAAGGGCTTCAGCCCCATCTGTACGCACCAGAACTGCCCGGTCACGAACGTCGACGGCGGCACCATCAACTGCACCTGCCACGGCAGCAAGTTCTCGATCGAGGACGGCTCGGTGAAGGCCGGGCCGGCCAAGAAGCCGCTGCCGCCGAAGGAGATCAAGGTGACCGGGGACCAGATCTCCCTCGCCTGA
- the rsgA gene encoding ribosome small subunit-dependent GTPase A has translation MTIDLTALGWDADRATYAARRGEHHPGRVARVDRGVCTVLTVDGPVRASLGPSVLAAAAQDPSALPCAGDWVLLHHWPDRRITVVVVLPRRAALVRRTAGKDASGQVLAANLDAAAVVEPVHPEPDVGRIERLLSLVHESGARPLVVLTKADLAADPAALARQLTAIAPGVPVLSVSAERGTGLDPLRAEVAPGRTLGLLGPSGAGKSSLVNALAGALMMPTQAIRRVDGKGRHTTTWRALVPIPGGGAVIDTPGVRAVGLLDGVAGLDLAFADIAGLAQGCRYADCGHDGEPACAVRDALRTGELSTRRWESWRRLQSEVTHESRRREARLAAERRGGWRSARRRAARPPSPGGF, from the coding sequence ATGACCATCGATCTGACCGCCCTCGGCTGGGACGCCGACCGGGCTACCTACGCCGCCCGACGCGGCGAACACCACCCCGGCCGGGTGGCCCGCGTGGACCGGGGGGTCTGCACGGTGCTCACCGTCGACGGCCCGGTCCGGGCCAGCCTCGGCCCGTCCGTGCTGGCCGCCGCCGCCCAGGACCCCTCCGCGCTGCCCTGCGCGGGCGACTGGGTGCTGCTGCACCACTGGCCGGACCGCCGGATCACCGTGGTGGTCGTGCTGCCCCGGCGGGCCGCGCTGGTCCGCCGTACCGCAGGCAAGGACGCCAGCGGCCAGGTGCTGGCCGCCAACCTCGACGCCGCAGCCGTGGTGGAGCCGGTGCACCCGGAGCCGGACGTCGGCCGCATCGAGCGGCTGCTCTCCCTGGTCCACGAGTCCGGGGCTCGGCCGCTCGTGGTGCTGACGAAGGCCGACCTCGCGGCCGACCCGGCCGCGCTGGCCCGCCAGCTCACCGCGATCGCCCCCGGCGTGCCGGTGCTGTCGGTCAGCGCCGAGCGCGGCACCGGTCTGGACCCGCTGCGCGCCGAGGTCGCGCCGGGTCGCACGCTGGGGCTGCTCGGGCCGTCCGGCGCGGGCAAGTCGAGCCTTGTCAACGCGCTCGCCGGCGCGCTGATGATGCCGACCCAGGCGATCCGTCGGGTCGACGGCAAGGGCCGGCACACCACCACGTGGCGGGCCCTGGTGCCGATCCCGGGCGGCGGCGCCGTGATCGACACACCAGGTGTACGGGCGGTCGGCCTGCTCGACGGCGTGGCCGGCCTGGACCTGGCGTTCGCCGACATCGCCGGGCTGGCCCAGGGCTGTCGGTACGCCGACTGCGGCCACGACGGCGAACCTGCCTGCGCGGTCCGCGACGCGCTGCGGACCGGTGAGCTGTCCACCCGCCGGTGGGAGAGCTGGCGGCGTCTGCAGTCGGAGGTCACCCACGAGAGCCGGCGACGCGAGGCGCGGCTGGCCGCCGAGCGGCGCGGCGGATGGCGCTCGGCACGCCGCAGGGCGGCCCGGCCACCGTCGCCCGGAGGTTTCTGA
- a CDS encoding C39 family peptidase: protein MRTDLIRKTALTAAGLAFTGGAIAGPVTTAFAAPSTDKPTTQTQTDRKPSGERQLGVRYQAQPNFYYCGPAAARNALSVQGKDISVDDMAKEMGTTEAGTNSINDITPVLNKETGKADAYHSVEISKPDADATQTDTLRADVVKTVDNGRAVVANIAGTTTDTDGGTHSFEGGHYISVVGYRDNGTIVRIADSADPNTASYDVTIEHLADWIATRGYATN from the coding sequence ATGCGTACCGATCTGATTCGTAAGACCGCTCTGACCGCTGCTGGTCTGGCCTTCACCGGTGGCGCCATCGCCGGCCCGGTGACGACCGCGTTCGCCGCGCCGAGCACCGACAAGCCCACCACCCAGACCCAGACCGACCGTAAGCCGTCGGGTGAGCGTCAACTCGGCGTTCGCTACCAGGCGCAGCCGAACTTCTACTACTGCGGCCCCGCCGCGGCCCGTAACGCCCTGTCCGTGCAGGGCAAGGACATCAGCGTCGACGACATGGCCAAGGAGATGGGCACCACCGAGGCCGGCACCAACAGCATCAACGACATCACCCCGGTACTGAACAAGGAGACCGGCAAGGCCGACGCCTACCACTCCGTGGAGATCAGCAAGCCCGACGCCGACGCCACACAGACCGACACGCTGCGCGCCGACGTGGTCAAGACCGTCGACAACGGCCGGGCCGTGGTCGCCAACATCGCCGGCACCACCACCGACACCGACGGCGGCACCCACTCGTTCGAGGGCGGGCACTACATCAGCGTCGTGGGCTACCGCGACAACGGCACGATCGTGAGGATCGCTGACTCGGCCGACCCGAACACCGCCTCCTACGACGTCACCATCGAGCACCTCGCCGACTGGATCGCCACCCGCGGCTACGCCACCAACTGA